A genomic window from Gemmatimonadota bacterium includes:
- a CDS encoding M20/M25/M40 family metallo-hydrolase produces the protein MARNHLLSLAAGLLALAAPTVAHGQTADYDAEIRGLMANPAVRRALDHVEATDARTMEDLVTLTEIPAPPFMEEERGRAFLGMLREIGVDTSWVDEVGNVIGVRRGSGSGRTIVFAGHLDTVFPEGTDVRVQVKGDTLAAPGIADDTRGLATLLAVLRAMNESNLRTDADIWFVGNVGEEGLGDLRGVKHLFRPGIPHADAFISVDGTGAQGITHEGLGSHRYRITFKGPGGHSWGAFGLANPAHALGRAIRHFQDGADPYTRNAPRRTSYNVGVLGGGTSVNSVPFEAWMEVDMRSEGQETLAHVDSILQAAVQRALREENELLRRGEPLTVDVEMVGDRPSGTVAADHPFVQRAIAVTRAMGLEPRLGMSSTDSNVPISLGIPAITIGGGGNGQNAHSLHEFFINEDGALGVQRALLILVAQAGIANVS, from the coding sequence ATGGCCAGGAACCACCTGCTTTCGCTCGCGGCCGGGCTGCTCGCTCTCGCCGCTCCCACAGTCGCCCACGGTCAGACCGCGGACTACGACGCCGAGATCCGCGGCCTGATGGCCAATCCCGCCGTGCGGCGGGCGCTCGACCACGTCGAGGCCACGGACGCCCGCACCATGGAAGACCTCGTCACCCTGACCGAGATCCCCGCCCCGCCCTTCATGGAGGAGGAGCGTGGACGCGCATTCCTCGGCATGCTGCGCGAGATCGGCGTGGACACCAGCTGGGTGGACGAGGTGGGCAACGTCATCGGCGTGCGCCGCGGGAGCGGTTCGGGGCGGACGATCGTCTTCGCCGGGCACCTGGACACCGTCTTCCCCGAGGGCACGGACGTCCGGGTCCAGGTCAAGGGAGATACCCTGGCCGCGCCGGGCATCGCCGACGACACCCGCGGCCTGGCCACCCTGCTGGCGGTGCTCCGCGCGATGAACGAGTCCAACCTGCGCACCGACGCGGACATCTGGTTCGTGGGCAACGTGGGGGAGGAGGGGCTGGGCGACCTGCGCGGCGTCAAGCATCTCTTCCGGCCGGGCATCCCGCACGCCGACGCCTTCATCTCCGTGGACGGGACCGGCGCGCAGGGCATCACGCACGAAGGGCTGGGCTCCCACCGCTACCGGATCACCTTCAAGGGGCCGGGCGGCCACTCCTGGGGAGCCTTCGGTCTGGCCAACCCGGCCCACGCGCTCGGCCGTGCCATCCGTCACTTCCAGGACGGCGCGGATCCCTACACCCGTAATGCGCCCCGACGGACGAGCTACAACGTCGGCGTCCTGGGCGGAGGCACCTCGGTGAACTCGGTCCCCTTCGAGGCGTGGATGGAGGTGGACATGCGCTCCGAGGGGCAGGAGACGCTGGCGCACGTGGACTCCATCCTCCAGGCCGCCGTCCAGCGGGCGCTGCGCGAGGAGAACGAGCTGCTCCGGCGCGGTGAGCCGCTCACCGTGGACGTGGAGATGGTGGGGGATCGGCCGTCGGGCACGGTCGCCGCGGACCATCCGTTCGTGCAGCGGGCCATCGCCGTGACGCGCGCCATGGGGCTGGAGCCGCGCCTGGGCATGTCGTCCACCGACTCCAACGTGCCCATCTCGCTCGGGATCCCCGCCATCACCATCGGCGGCGGCGGCAACGGCCAGAACGCCCACTCCCTCCACGAGTTCTTCATCAACGAGGACGGGGCCTTGGGCGTCCAGCGGGCGCTCCTCATCCTGGTGGCGCAGGCCGGCATCGCCAATGTGTCCTAG
- a CDS encoding SDR family oxidoreductase yields MPGTPNRGPLAGRVAIVTGASSGIGRATALRLAAAGARVVAAARRSDRLEALQARAPNEDAILVMPTDVTSRRAMEALAAVTVDRFGTIDILVNNAGVMHLSEVRALDVADWEWMIDVNVKGVLYGVAAVLPHMLSEGRGHIVNVGSLAGRRPFPGGTVYAATKHAVRALSRGLQLELSAATKIRVTDLEPGVVRTELAEHIRDPEIREAFLARWRTRRPLEPADVAEAVLFAVSAPDRVNVSEILVRPTDQDT; encoded by the coding sequence GTGCCGGGCACCCCTAACCGGGGTCCGCTGGCGGGCCGCGTCGCGATCGTGACGGGGGCCTCCAGCGGGATCGGCCGCGCCACGGCGCTGCGGCTGGCCGCGGCAGGCGCGCGTGTGGTGGCGGCCGCGCGCCGCAGCGACCGCCTGGAGGCCCTGCAGGCGCGCGCGCCGAACGAGGACGCCATCCTGGTCATGCCCACGGACGTCACGTCCCGCCGGGCGATGGAGGCGCTGGCCGCGGTGACCGTCGACCGGTTCGGCACCATCGACATCCTGGTCAACAATGCGGGTGTGATGCACCTGTCGGAGGTGCGCGCCCTGGACGTGGCCGATTGGGAATGGATGATCGACGTGAACGTGAAGGGCGTGCTCTACGGCGTCGCGGCCGTGCTCCCCCACATGCTCTCCGAGGGGCGTGGCCACATCGTCAACGTGGGCTCCCTGGCGGGCCGCCGTCCCTTCCCCGGCGGAACCGTCTATGCCGCCACCAAGCACGCGGTCCGGGCGCTGTCCCGTGGCCTCCAGCTGGAGCTCTCCGCGGCCACGAAGATCCGCGTGACTGACCTCGAGCCCGGCGTGGTCCGGACCGAGCTGGCGGAGCACATCCGCGATCCCGAGATCCGCGAGGCCTTCCTGGCCCGTTGGCGCACCCGCCGCCCTCTCGAGCCGGCGGACGTGGCCGAGGCCGTCCTCTTCGCGGTCTCGGCCCCCGACCGGGTCAACGTCTCCGAGATCCTGGTCCGCCCCACCGATCAGGATACCTAG
- a CDS encoding M14 family metallopeptidase, translating into MSLRASRAGRRAVVLAALLTSLAPRTAAAQQRVTSPEQAFGQAIGSDYFLTNYTQLVEYWQTLARESNRMVLDTIGETEEGRPQLMAIITSPENHRNLDRYRTIAQRLARAEGVSEDEARQLAAEGKAIVWIDGGLHATEVLGAQQLIETVYQLVSRDDAETQRFLDDIVILAVHANPDGMELVSNWYNRESDPMQRSTGNIPVLYEKYAGHDNNRDFFMSNLAETTNMNRAMYREWYPQIVYNHHQTGPVGTIMFAPPFRDPPNYHFDPIVLTTLDAVGAALHGRMVLEGKGGTTMRSGASYSTWWNGGLRTTPYFKNMVGLLTETVGHPTPIQIPFLPDRQLSHGDLPLPVEPTQTWHFRQSIEYSLTANRAVLDYASRNKDQLLFNFWKMGNNAIEKGSTDTWTVRPKWIARAESELSGGRPRGDADDYQRMLRRPEDRDPRGYILPADQADLPTAVKFLNTLLKNGVEVQRATADFTVNGKRYPAGSYVVRADQAFRAHVIDMFEPQDHPNDFAYPGGPPVPPYDLTGWTLAYTMDVGYDRILDGFDGPFEVVDAELLTPPAGTISGDPRAGWVLSHEMKDAFVVVNRLKAQNKRVYWMESTGPNHQRGAFFIPTGGGVRQIVETAARELGVDFTGVAERPAGAALELSRVRVGLWDQYGGSMPSGWTRFVLERFEFPFRVVYPQELDAGRLDRSFDVLIFPDGAIGDRGFGGRGGPDPASIPAEYRDRLGALSEERTLPALRDFLERGGTIITIGSSGALAAQLGLPVGDHLVQPGTDEHLPEDEYFIPGSILEVQLDRSSPVTRGLAEQIDVMFNRSPVYRVGSAQNVKVVGRYGPQPLRSGWAWGQEHLDGGAAIIEADVGRGTLFVFGPEIAFRGQTHGTFPLLFNGIYYPSAEETTLR; encoded by the coding sequence GCAGGCCTTCGGGCAGGCCATCGGCTCCGACTACTTCCTCACCAACTACACCCAGTTGGTCGAGTACTGGCAGACGCTGGCCCGCGAGTCGAATCGCATGGTGCTCGATACCATCGGTGAGACCGAGGAGGGCCGGCCGCAGCTGATGGCGATCATCACGTCGCCGGAGAACCATCGGAACCTCGACCGCTACCGCACCATCGCCCAGCGCCTGGCGCGGGCCGAGGGCGTCTCCGAGGACGAGGCCCGCCAGTTGGCGGCGGAGGGGAAGGCGATCGTCTGGATCGACGGCGGCCTCCACGCGACCGAGGTGCTCGGTGCCCAGCAGCTCATCGAGACGGTGTATCAGCTCGTCTCCAGGGACGACGCCGAGACGCAGCGCTTCCTGGACGACATCGTCATCCTGGCCGTGCATGCGAACCCGGACGGCATGGAGCTGGTGTCCAACTGGTACAACCGGGAGAGCGATCCCATGCAGCGCAGCACCGGCAACATCCCGGTGCTGTACGAGAAGTACGCCGGTCACGACAACAACCGCGACTTCTTCATGTCGAACCTGGCGGAGACCACCAACATGAACCGGGCGATGTACCGGGAGTGGTATCCGCAGATCGTCTACAACCACCACCAGACCGGTCCCGTGGGGACGATCATGTTCGCGCCGCCCTTCCGGGATCCGCCGAACTACCACTTCGATCCCATCGTGCTGACCACGCTCGACGCCGTTGGCGCCGCGCTGCACGGTCGCATGGTGCTCGAAGGGAAGGGTGGAACCACGATGCGCTCCGGTGCCAGCTACTCCACGTGGTGGAACGGCGGGCTGCGCACGACGCCCTACTTCAAGAACATGGTCGGACTCCTGACCGAGACCGTCGGCCATCCGACGCCGATCCAGATCCCGTTCCTCCCGGATCGTCAGCTCTCCCATGGGGACCTGCCGCTTCCGGTCGAGCCGACGCAGACGTGGCATTTCCGCCAGTCCATCGAGTACTCGCTCACGGCCAACCGCGCGGTGCTGGACTATGCGTCCCGCAACAAGGACCAGTTGCTGTTCAACTTCTGGAAGATGGGCAACAACGCCATCGAGAAGGGGAGCACGGACACGTGGACGGTGCGGCCCAAGTGGATCGCCCGGGCGGAATCGGAGCTCTCCGGGGGACGGCCGCGCGGTGACGCCGACGACTACCAGCGCATGCTGCGCCGTCCCGAGGACCGGGATCCGCGTGGCTACATCCTGCCCGCGGATCAGGCGGACCTGCCCACCGCGGTGAAGTTCCTCAACACGCTGCTCAAGAACGGCGTCGAGGTGCAGCGGGCCACGGCCGACTTCACGGTGAACGGCAAGCGCTATCCGGCCGGGTCCTACGTGGTGCGCGCCGACCAGGCCTTCCGGGCGCACGTCATCGACATGTTCGAGCCTCAGGACCACCCCAACGACTTCGCCTATCCGGGTGGGCCGCCCGTGCCTCCCTACGACCTGACGGGCTGGACGCTCGCCTACACGATGGACGTGGGCTACGACCGGATCCTGGACGGGTTCGACGGGCCGTTCGAGGTCGTCGATGCCGAGTTGCTCACGCCGCCCGCAGGCACCATCAGCGGCGATCCGCGCGCCGGCTGGGTGCTCAGTCACGAGATGAAGGACGCCTTCGTGGTCGTGAACCGCCTGAAGGCGCAGAACAAGCGCGTCTACTGGATGGAGTCCACCGGACCCAACCACCAGCGCGGCGCCTTCTTCATTCCCACGGGCGGCGGCGTCCGCCAGATCGTCGAGACGGCGGCGCGCGAGCTCGGGGTCGATTTCACCGGCGTCGCCGAGCGTCCCGCCGGCGCGGCCCTGGAGTTGAGCCGGGTGCGTGTGGGACTGTGGGACCAGTACGGCGGATCCATGCCCTCGGGGTGGACGCGCTTCGTGCTCGAGCGGTTCGAGTTCCCCTTCCGGGTGGTCTACCCGCAGGAGCTGGATGCGGGACGTCTGGATCGCAGCTTCGACGTGCTGATCTTCCCCGACGGGGCCATCGGCGACCGTGGCTTCGGGGGTCGGGGCGGCCCCGACCCCGCCTCCATTCCGGCGGAGTATCGCGATCGTCTCGGGGCCTTGAGCGAGGAGCGGACGCTCCCTGCCCTCCGCGACTTCCTGGAGCGGGGGGGCACCATCATCACGATCGGCTCGTCCGGTGCGCTGGCCGCGCAGTTGGGTCTGCCGGTGGGAGACCACCTGGTGCAACCCGGTACCGACGAGCACCTGCCGGAGGACGAGTACTTCATCCCGGGCTCGATCCTGGAGGTCCAGCTCGACCGGTCCTCGCCGGTGACGCGCGGGCTCGCCGAACAGATCGACGTGATGTTCAACCGTAGTCCGGTGTACCGCGTCGGCAGCGCGCAGAACGTGAAGGTGGTCGGCCGCTATGGTCCGCAGCCGCTCCGGAGCGGCTGGGCCTGGGGCCAGGAACACCTGGACGGCGGCGCCGCGATCATCGAGGCGGACGTCGGCCGCGGCACGCTCTTCGTCTTCGGTCCGGAGATCGCCTTCCGGGGGCAGACGCACGGAACCTTCCCCTTGCTCTTCAACGGGATCTACTACCCGTCGGCGGAGGAGACCACGCTGCGCTGA
- a CDS encoding ATP-binding cassette domain-containing protein, protein MIEYRAIHKSFDIPVLDGVSLTVETGEMFGIFGPSGTGKSVLLKTTIGLIVPDRGDVRIDGRSIYFGDTGALGWVRRKVGYVFQNAALFDSVNVYENVLMGIPEEQLKELPRGEQQRRCWDALDLVNLEPAEVMAKLPSELSGGMRKRVGIARAIVGRPEILLWDEPTTGLDPINTAAVERLITQLSQNLRVTSVIVTHDIEGGLDMCGRVAMLEGRRVRFLGTPAEFRASPDPVVQAFIDRSAAERALDALEVS, encoded by the coding sequence ATGATCGAGTACCGGGCCATCCACAAGTCCTTCGACATCCCCGTGCTGGACGGCGTCAGCCTGACGGTCGAGACGGGGGAGATGTTCGGCATCTTCGGTCCGTCGGGCACGGGCAAGAGCGTGCTGCTCAAGACCACCATCGGTCTGATCGTGCCCGACCGGGGGGACGTCCGCATCGACGGGCGCTCCATCTATTTCGGCGATACCGGCGCGCTCGGCTGGGTGCGACGCAAGGTCGGCTACGTGTTCCAGAACGCCGCGCTGTTCGACTCGGTCAACGTGTACGAGAACGTGTTGATGGGCATTCCCGAGGAGCAGCTGAAGGAGCTCCCGCGCGGCGAGCAGCAACGGCGCTGTTGGGACGCCCTCGACCTCGTCAACCTCGAACCTGCCGAGGTGATGGCGAAGCTGCCCTCCGAGCTGTCGGGCGGGATGCGCAAGCGCGTGGGCATCGCGCGGGCCATCGTGGGGCGACCCGAGATCCTGCTGTGGGACGAGCCCACCACCGGCCTCGATCCCATCAACACCGCCGCCGTCGAACGACTGATCACCCAGCTCTCGCAGAACCTGCGCGTGACGTCGGTGATCGTCACCCACGACATCGAAGGCGGGCTCGACATGTGCGGACGGGTGGCGATGCTCGAAGGGCGCCGGGTCCGCTTCCTGGGGACGCCGGCCGAGTTCCGGGCCTCTCCCGACCCGGTGGTGCAGGCCTTCATCGATCGGAGCGCGGCCGAGCGAGCGCTCGACGCCCTCGAAGTCAGTTGA
- a CDS encoding ABC transporter permease encodes MSTRAEPLLQRTFSRPLEAFGRTSQQVAEHAGQLALLLVAIVRCVVTLKVSLRSVVRQIYVMGVQSIPIVLVTAVLSGIVTSQQGGYQFTGSIPLYVLGSVVAASVVLELGPVLTAIVLVGRVGARITAELGTMVVTEQIDALHSLGRDPVAILAAPRLIAGLIVVPALVGIADVVGIASGMVAADLTAGLSYDGFLYGARLFWHSWDLFYSFMKAVTFGFAIPLIAVHMGLRTGGGASGVGRVTTASVMFMTLTVLILDALFPPLFLQ; translated from the coding sequence GTGAGCACACGCGCCGAGCCGCTCCTCCAGCGCACGTTCTCCCGGCCGCTCGAGGCGTTCGGGCGCACGTCGCAACAGGTGGCGGAGCACGCGGGCCAGCTGGCGCTCCTGCTCGTGGCCATCGTGCGGTGCGTGGTCACGCTCAAGGTGTCCCTGCGCTCTGTCGTGCGGCAGATCTACGTGATGGGGGTGCAGAGCATCCCCATCGTTCTCGTGACCGCGGTGCTGTCCGGCATCGTGACCAGCCAGCAGGGCGGCTACCAGTTCACTGGATCCATCCCGCTGTACGTGCTCGGGTCCGTCGTGGCCGCGAGCGTCGTGCTCGAGCTGGGACCGGTCTTGACGGCCATCGTGCTGGTCGGGCGCGTGGGTGCCCGCATCACGGCCGAGCTGGGCACCATGGTGGTCACGGAGCAGATCGATGCCCTCCACTCCCTCGGGCGGGACCCCGTCGCCATCCTGGCGGCCCCCCGCCTGATCGCCGGCCTGATCGTGGTGCCGGCGCTGGTGGGGATCGCCGACGTGGTGGGGATCGCCTCGGGGATGGTGGCCGCCGATCTGACGGCGGGACTGAGCTATGACGGCTTCCTGTACGGCGCCCGCCTGTTCTGGCACTCGTGGGACCTGTTCTACTCGTTCATGAAGGCGGTCACGTTCGGCTTCGCCATCCCGCTGATCGCGGTGCACATGGGGCTGCGGACCGGAGGGGGCGCTTCCGGCGTGGGCCGTGTCACCACGGCGTCCGTGATGTTCATGACGCTGACCGTGCTGATCCTCGACGCCCTGTTCCCCCCGCTGTTCCTCCAATGA